A stretch of DNA from bacterium:
TTGAAAACTATAAAGATCCCGAAGTGGGAGCAGTTACAGGAAGAGAGGTCTTAGAGGATAAGCCTAATTACAGCACCAAAGGGAAAGGCCAGGTTATTACCAAAAGAGGTGAGATTTTTCCCAATACCACTTCTCGGGATAAAGGTGAGGTAGATTCTCTTTGGGGAGCGAATATGTCTATTAAAAAGGATATTTTAAAAAAGATTGGCGGTTTTGATGATGATATCCTTTTAATTAGAGATGAAACTGATGTCTCTCTTCGCATTAAACTTTTGGGTTATAAAATTATTTTTGAACCTAAAGCGAGGATCATTCATCTTCAGGAAAAGAAAGGGGGAACGCGTTTTGACAAGCGTCTTCAGTGGTATTTTAAGTTTTTTCATGATGAAATCTATTTTCAACTCAAATACTTCTCGCATCGTTATCTTTGGCACTTCTTTTGGAGAAAGTTAAGACCTGTTTTAGCTTGTATGTTCTATTACGGAAAAGGCCATCCTAGAGCAATAGTTTTGCCTTTTTTGGCTTTCGGAGCCGGCATAAAGACATATCGCAAGAATAAGGGTTCAAGGTATGTTCCGCTTCGCATTGGCATTGATGTTCACCATTTGAATGCCAAAGTGACTGGCAAGGAAGCTTATGCTTTAGGTATTGTTCAAGCTTTGGTTAAAATTAAGCATACAAATATCTACTTTCTTTATTCCCGCAAAAGACTTCCTTTGTCGCCTTATCGTTTTAAGTGGCGAATCAGCCGAGTTCCGGGATTTTTATGGTATTTTTGGAGCTTAATGCAGATAAAACTTGACGGGATTGATGTTTTGTTTGCCCCCACTTCTTACATATTAGCTTCGCTGGTGCCTGCTAAAGCTTTGCCAGTAGTTCATGATCTAGCTGTGTTTAGAAAAGAATTCAAAAGCCTTTTGAAAGCCAGAATTATAGAGAAAGTTTTGCTAAAGAGAGTTTTGAGGAGCAAGAAAGTGATTTCTATTTCTAAATTTACTGCTTTAGATTTACAGAACAGGTTTCACCTTTCAGGCAAAATAGAGATAGTTTATCCGGGTTTACCAGATTTTAAAAAACATCCCAATCCGGTCCCAATACTAAAGAAATATAGTCTTAAAAAGCCATATATTTTGTCTGTGGGCACAGTAGAGCCGCGCAAAAATTTTTCCAACCTTATTTTGGCTTATAAATCTTTGAAAAAAATTAAAAATAGGTATCAGTTGGTAATCGTAGGTAAAAAAGGTTGGTATGCAGATAACATTTTAGCGCTCGCGAAAAATCAAAAAAACATAAAATTTTTAGGCTATGTGCCAAGAGAAGATTTGAGAGCCATTTTCCAAGAAGCAGAGATATTTGCTCTGCCTTCTAAATGGGAGGGTTTTGGTTTGCCTGTTTTGGAGGCATTTTATTTTGGTTTGCCGGTGATTACTTCTAATGTTTCTTCTTTGCCTGAGGTGGCTAGGGAAGCAGCTTTGTTTGTGAATCCAGACAGCAAAGAATCTATTAAAGAGGCTTTGTTAAAATTAATTAAAAGCAAAAAGCAAAGGGAAGAGTTGGCAGCCAAAGGAAAGGAGAGATTAAAACGGTTTTCTTTTACCCGTTCAGCTAAAAAATTATTAGGAATTTTTAATTCTTATGTTAAGTAGAGTTACTTGGCAATTTGGGGTTTTATCTTTAGCTCTTTTTTTTAGTTTTCTTTTGGCAAAATTTGGTTTTTGGGTTTTTGCTTTTCTTTTGTTTGCCTTTGGTTTTTTGTTTTGTTTTCTTTTTTTTGAAAAGGCTCTTTTTATTCTTGCCTTTTTAATTCCTTTTGAAAAAACATTAGCTTTGGATATCAAGGGTGTTACTGTTAGGTTTTCTCACCTTTGGTTGGGACTTCTTTTTTTGGTTTGGATTCTAAAAATGCTTTTGCGCCAAAAATTTGAAATCAAGAACGACAGAGCTTTTATTTATTTAGGCTTGTACTTTTTAATAGCGCTTTTATCTTTACAGTGGGTTGGTAATTTTCAGAGAGGGGTAGAGGTTTTATTGTTTACTCTTTTCACTCTTTTTTCTTTTTGGTTTATTTTCCAACTCCTTGTTAAAAAAAGAGAGTATTATTTTTTGTTTCTTAAAGGATTGTTGTGGGGCAGTTTAGTGGCCGCTATATTTGGTATTTTTCAATATTTCGGTGATTGGTTAGGTTTGCCTTTATGGCTGACCGGGATTGGCGCTGGTTATACCAAAGCGGTTTTGGGTTTTCCTCGTATAAGAGCTACTTTTTTTGAGCCTCTTTATTGGGGAAGTTTTATAATTATTATTTGGCCATTAGTTTATTTTCAGATTTATGCCAAAAATCGGGTTTGGCCCAAAAAGAGATTAAAGCTTTTGCTTTTGCTTATGCTTATTAATCTCATTTTGACTGTGGCTCGCAGTTCTTATTTGGCTTTTATTGTGCAGGCTTTTGTTATTGCTTTGGTTTCTTTTGTCAAGCACTTTCGGGTGCGTAAGGCTTATTGGTTAAGCATTGCGGGGTTGTTGTTTTTCGCTTTTCTTTTTATTGTTGTTAATTTTCCCCACCTTTTCCCAACTAAAGTACAAGGTTTAATTTCTCATGCTACTTCAATTTCTGACTGGTCAAGCAGAGAGAGGCTTACTACCTGGGAGTCAGCTTTAAAAGCCTTTAGAAAATCTCCTTTAAAAGGCATAGGGATTGGTCAGTTTGGCCCCTATTGGGCTGGTTATCCGCATCAAACTCCGAAATCTGGCTGGCAGATAGTTAATAACCAGCCTTTAGAGCTTTTGGCAGAAACCGGAGTGTTTAGTTTTCTATTTATTCTCTTGTTTTACCTTGCTCTTATTTTTCAGCAGGTGTCAGGGTTAAGAGCTAAGGAAAAGCTTTATGGGGTTCTTAGTTGGGGATATTTGATTAGTCTTTTAGGTTTGGCGGTTCAATGGCAGTTTTTTTCCACTCTTTATATTGTCTATCTTTTTGTCTTTTTTGCTTTAGCTTTGGTTAATAGTTTTTATGCCCAAAACAAAGCCTAATTTTTGGTTTTTATTATTGCTTTTAGCAGTTTTAGCAACTGGTTTTTTCTTGAGTTTTCAGTATTTCTTTTTAGCGGATTTTCCCGTTGGTCGTGATGTTATTACCCATATACTCAGGGCCCAACAAATTCAAGGAAAAGGGTTTTTATATGCTTTTAAAAACTCTTTTTATCCTTTTGCCTACTTTATTTTTATATTTATTCATAAAGTTTTTTCTTGTTTTGGTTTTTCTTGGCAAAGAACTTTTATTTTTCTTGAGTGTTTTTATCTGTTTGTAACCGCTATTCTCTCTGGTGTCTTGGCTTATAAAACCTTTGCTGATTGGCGTGTTGCGGCTTTAAGTTTGTTGCTAGTATCCTCTTCACGCTGGCTCAATGAATCTTTGCGTATTGGGCTGATGGGAGAGATGTTAGGATGGGTTTTTCTTCTTTTGGCTTTGATTTTTCTTTTTGAGAAGAGGTGGTTGTGGTTTTTGGGTTTTTCCCTTGTTCTCTTTTTCAGCCACTTTTTGCCTTTTGCTTTTTTGTCTCTTGTGTTTTTGGGTTTTGCGGTTTTTTGGAGTTTGGTTGGTGCAAAAAAAGAAGCAAAAACAGGACTCTTGATTATTTTTGTTATCCTTGTTGCTCTTGCTTTATTTTATTCTCTTTTTCCAGATATCTTTCAAAAAATTTATGCTGCTTTTTTTGAGCAGAGTACTCGCGAAGGAGAGCGTTCTTTGATCAACTATGCCATTGATTCTGAAAAAAGAAGAATTTTGTCTTATGCCTTTTCTTTTGTTGGTTTTTTGATTTTGGTTGTCAGGTTGCTTAAAAAACGGTTTTTTTCTGTTCAGAGCGAAAAAAAATGGCTCTTTTTAATTTTTGGCCTATTTGGTTTTTTGCTTTGCTTTAAACATTATCTTGGTATTCATTTTTTCAGTTATCGTTTCTATGTTTATTTTGAGATATTTGCTTTGATCTTAGCGGCTTATGGGACGGTAGAGACAGCTAAGATGCTAAGCAAGAGATGGGTTTCTTTGTTGCTTCTGCCTTTGGCTTTTACTCTTATTTATCCGAACTGGAAAGCAACCAAAGAAATTACTTTATGGCAGCTAAACACACCTGAATTAGGGGATGCTCTCCCCCAGAATGATCGTTTAGCTATTGATGAGATTGCCGCAATTTTAGAGCCGAACTCTAAAATTTATGGTCCTACATCATGGCATACCTGGTTGAGTATATATGGTTTTTCCTGCTGGGGAGATTGGTCAGGTCCTGAGTATGCCAAAATTTACTCTCTTAGTGATTTTGACAAATTTAAAGATTATCTTTTAAAAAAGAAGTATAAATATATCTATTTTTCCAGTGTGAGTCCGACTGCTCCTTTGGAAAAAGCGGATTTTCTAAAGCTTGTTTATAATAAATATGGGGTAAGGGTTTATGAAGTTGTTTTTGATTAACAGGCGACATTTTTGGGCTTTTTTGTTTATTCTTTATGTCTTTTTGGCTTTTCTTTGGCCGCTGTTCTTTCTAAAACTGAAAATTTATGTTGTTTTTTTGGTTTTTATGGCAATATGGTTATTAAGTTTTAAGAAAATATGAAGATAGCTCAAGTTTGTCACACTTTTTTGCCTCATATAGGCGGGATCGAACTTTATGTTTACCGTTTGGCTAGAGATTTGTTTAAAAAAGGTGCAGAGGTAGAGGTGATTACTACAGATTGGGGGATAGAGAAGAAAGAAAGTTTTTCTTTTCCGGTGAGATACTTTAAAGGCTCTCCTGTTCTTTTGCGCAATCCTCTTGCTTTAGGTGTTCTTTTCCATTTTTGGAAAAAGGATTATGATATTATTCATCTCCACTCTGTTTGGTTTTGGCCTTCTTTTTGGGCTACTCTTTTACGGAAAAAAGCAAAAGTTGTGGTCACAGTTCATGGTGTTTATCCTGACGAGGCGAGTTTTTTGGTTAAAATGGGGCTTAAGTTCTTTGGCCTGATTGCTTCTTATATTCTTAAAAAAGCAGATAGAATTATTGCTTTGGCTCCTCAGGAGAAAGAAAAATTAGTTAGGATCTTTAAGGTGCCTTCTCAGAAAATAGAGATTATCCCTAATGGTATTGACGCTCCTGCTAATTTAGGAAAAGTGCCCCAATTTATAAAAAAGAAATATGGTCTTAGTAAAAATAAAATCATT
This window harbors:
- a CDS encoding glycosyltransferase; the encoded protein is MRLRASIVIATLNRHQTLLRTLPEVLKQKDDFLEIVIIDQSDEIPKEFLDFVKKEPKIKFWRFSIKKLTTARNEGIKKAKGDIIIFLDDDSLIFPGLIKAHLENYKDPEVGAVTGREVLEDKPNYSTKGKGQVITKRGEIFPNTTSRDKGEVDSLWGANMSIKKDILKKIGGFDDDILLIRDETDVSLRIKLLGYKIIFEPKARIIHLQEKKGGTRFDKRLQWYFKFFHDEIYFQLKYFSHRYLWHFFWRKLRPVLACMFYYGKGHPRAIVLPFLAFGAGIKTYRKNKGSRYVPLRIGIDVHHLNAKVTGKEAYALGIVQALVKIKHTNIYFLYSRKRLPLSPYRFKWRISRVPGFLWYFWSLMQIKLDGIDVLFAPTSYILASLVPAKALPVVHDLAVFRKEFKSLLKARIIEKVLLKRVLRSKKVISISKFTALDLQNRFHLSGKIEIVYPGLPDFKKHPNPVPILKKYSLKKPYILSVGTVEPRKNFSNLILAYKSLKKIKNRYQLVIVGKKGWYADNILALAKNQKNIKFLGYVPREDLRAIFQEAEIFALPSKWEGFGLPVLEAFYFGLPVITSNVSSLPEVAREAALFVNPDSKESIKEALLKLIKSKKQREELAAKGKERLKRFSFTRSAKKLLGIFNSYVK
- a CDS encoding O-antigen ligase family protein: MLSRVTWQFGVLSLALFFSFLLAKFGFWVFAFLLFAFGFLFCFLFFEKALFILAFLIPFEKTLALDIKGVTVRFSHLWLGLLFLVWILKMLLRQKFEIKNDRAFIYLGLYFLIALLSLQWVGNFQRGVEVLLFTLFTLFSFWFIFQLLVKKREYYFLFLKGLLWGSLVAAIFGIFQYFGDWLGLPLWLTGIGAGYTKAVLGFPRIRATFFEPLYWGSFIIIIWPLVYFQIYAKNRVWPKKRLKLLLLLMLINLILTVARSSYLAFIVQAFVIALVSFVKHFRVRKAYWLSIAGLLFFAFLFIVVNFPHLFPTKVQGLISHATSISDWSSRERLTTWESALKAFRKSPLKGIGIGQFGPYWAGYPHQTPKSGWQIVNNQPLELLAETGVFSFLFILLFYLALIFQQVSGLRAKEKLYGVLSWGYLISLLGLAVQWQFFSTLYIVYLFVFFALALVNSFYAQNKA
- a CDS encoding glycosyltransferase family 4 protein, translated to MKIAQVCHTFLPHIGGIELYVYRLARDLFKKGAEVEVITTDWGIEKKESFSFPVRYFKGSPVLLRNPLALGVLFHFWKKDYDIIHLHSVWFWPSFWATLLRKKAKVVVTVHGVYPDEASFLVKMGLKFFGLIASYILKKADRIIALAPQEKEKLVRIFKVPSQKIEIIPNGIDAPANLGKVPQFIKKKYGLSKNKIILFTGRVIADKNPDKLVLALPEIIRDFRETKIVFVGPVDKEYKKKLLSLIPFKIRRHIVFAGSFHPVKERKKLYSFYKIADVFVSIGSWEGLPTRILEALSQETPVIAYCSGGSQELIKDGINGYLLEKLEAKLLGKKIVKSFRFLKVGSKFKETNRLLLKKYLWSYLFQEIESLYRKLCSKNAGYK